In a genomic window of Wyeomyia smithii strain HCP4-BCI-WySm-NY-G18 chromosome 1, ASM2978416v1, whole genome shotgun sequence:
- the LOC129718270 gene encoding uncharacterized protein LOC129718270, protein MECCIPPATPKMAAPSAGCRYRDPGKVAYRNISPTTNNDFRNTERINRQRPRLRTRKKIKVNDWKLGTWNVRSLNEPARAGLLARELQRQGVEIAVIQEVRWPNSGERGFRAVDPIARTSFKYHIYYSGGKAAERGVGFVVLGNQKTRVIRWRPVDDRICVLRIKGKFFNYSLINTYAPTNDKSDEVKDEFYDKLERIYDECPKHDVKVVIGDANAQVGREEFFRPVIGRHSLHSSSNENGLRLINFAAARGMAKCSSYFPRLNIRKHTWRHPNGEACSQIDHVLIDGRHFSDVTDVRSFRGPNIDSDHYLVVCKIRARLSNVLKSRTERATRFNIQRLKADGVTAEYARELDQRIAEQQEEGVEDINGLWSSIHGAIETTAREVVGTTRGRQPNGWFDAECQRATDEKNRARSRMLTAATRQNRERYRVARAAENRTHRRKKREYEEQMLASAEDSYAQNDVRRFYRTVNRVRSRNFPVPVMCNDKDGNLLTGKPTVAARWKEHFQALLNGEVPDEQSRNRMTIMSDEQAVEPPTQEEVKKAINELKNGKAAGKDGIPAELLKAGSERLYYAVHQIILRIWADEQMPNDWLEGLICPIYKKGHRLDCGNYRGITLLNSAYKVLSRILFFRLRPLAESFVGEYQAGFRQGRSTTDQIFTLRQILDKFREYNLSTHHLFVDFRAAYDSVKRNELWQIMLEHGFPAKLIKLSRMTLEGSKSCVRIAGKTSAAFVTLDGLKQGDALSNLLFNIALEGAVRRANVERNGTIITKSHMLLGFADDVDIIGINRKAVEDAFVPFKREAARLGLVINSAKTKYMVAGRERGSPRGVGAEVEIDGERFEVVDEFVYLGTLVTCDNDMSREVKQRVAAANRAFYGLRNQLRSRSLQTRTKLALYMTLILPVALYGHEAWTLKEADRRVLGVFERKILRSILGGKLVVPGIQTC, encoded by the coding sequence atggaatgctgtatcccgccagctacacctaagatggcagccccatcagcaggatgtaggtatcgcgaccctggtaaggtagcataccgaaacatTTCaccaaccacgaacaacgattttagaaatacggaacggatcaatcggcaaagacctaggctacgaacacggaaaaagattaaggtaaacgattggaaattgggtacttggaacgtccgatctctcaatgaaccggcgcgggctggcttgcttgctcgagaactacagcgtcagggagtcgaaatcgcagtgattcaggaggttcggtggccaaattccggagaaaggggattccgtgcagtagaccctattgcacgcacttctttcaagtaccacatctactacagtggcggcaaagcagcggaacggggcgtcggtttcgtagtgctgggaaatcagaaaacaagagtcatccgatggaggcccgtagatgaccgtatatgcgtgttgaggattaagggcaaattcttcaactacagtttaatcaacacctacgcaccgacaaacgacaaatccgatgaagtcaaagatgagttctatgacaagcttgagcgaatctatgacgagtgcccaaaacacgacgtaaaagtcgtcatcggagacgcaaacgcacaggttgggagggaggaattcttccgtccggtcattggaaggcatagcctccactcgtcatccaatgaaaacggcctgaggctgataaactttgccgcagccagaggaatggccaaatgtagctcctattttccacgtttgaatattcggaaacacacctggaggcatccaaatggagaagcctgctcccagatcgatcacgtactgattgacggtcggcacttttcggatgttactgatgttaggtcttttcggggaccaaacattgactctgaccattatctcgtcgtttgtaagatccgcgcgcggttgtcgaacgtgctgaaatctcgcacagagagggcgacgcgtttcaacattcagcggttgaaagctgatggcgtgacagcagaatacgccagagagctggatcaacggatcgcagaacagcaggaggaaggagtggaagacataaatgggctgtggagcagtattcacggcgccatcgaaacgactgcgagagaggtggtaggtacgacgcgtggaaggcagcctaacggctggttcgatgccgagtgccagagagcgacagatgagaagaaccgtgccaggagccgcatgctcactgcggctacgcgtcagaacagagagaggtacagggtggcaagagctgctgaaaatagaacccaccgtcggaagaagcgcgagtacgaggagcagatgctcgccagcgcagaggacagctatgctcaaaacgacgtgcggagattctatagaactgtcaacagagtcagaagcaggaattttccGGTGCcagtcatgtgtaatgacaaggacggcaacctgcttactggtaaaccgacggttgcagccaggtggaaggagcattttcaggcgctattgaacggtgaggtaccggatgagcagagcaggaacaggatgacgattatgagtgacgaacaagctgtggagccaccaacacaggaggaggtgaaaaaggcgattaatgagctgaaaaacggcaaggccgctggtaaggacggtatcccggccgaacttctaaaagcgggaagcgagcggctgtactatgcggtccaccagataatactaagaatctgggcggacgaacaaatgccgaacgactggttggaaggcctcatatgccctatctataagaagggccatcgattggattgtggcaactatcgagggataacgttgctcaactccgcatataaagttctctcccgtatcctgttcttcagattgagaccgctagcggaatcttttgttggcgaataccaggctggttttcgacaagggcgttccacgacggatcaaattttcaccctgcgacagatcctcgataagttccgggagtacaacttatcgactcaccatctttttgtggacttcagggcggcatacgactcagtgaaaagaaacgagctgtggcagatcatgctggaacacggtttccctgcgaaactaataaagctgagtcgtatgacactggagggatcaaaatcgtgcgtgcggatagctggcaagacatcagccgcgttcgtaacgttggatggactgaagcagggggatgcgctctccaacctactgtttaacatcgctcttgagggtgcagtacgaagagcaaacgtcgaaagaaacggtacgatcatcacaaaatctcacatgcttcttggctttgcggacgacgtcgatatcatcggtatcaaccgtaaggccgtggaggatgccttcgtaccttttaagagagaagcagcgagattgggacttgtcattaactctgccaaaacgaagtacatggtagctggcagagagcgtgggagtccccgtggtgttggtgctgaggtggagatagatggggaacgatttgaagtggttgacgaattcgtttatcttggtacgcttgtgacatgtgacaacgatatgagccgtgaagtgaaacaacgagttgcagctgcgaacagggctttctacggactgcgtaaccagctaaggtcccgtagtttgcaaactcgcacaaaactagcgctgtatatgacgctgatactcccggtggccctttacggacatgaagcatggacgctgaaggaagctgatcgacgagtgctcggagtttttgagcgtaaaattctgcgatcgatacttggcggtaaactggttgtaccaggtatacaaacatgctga